A region from the uncultured Bacteroides sp. genome encodes:
- a CDS encoding histidine kinase has translation MRTLYRWISPPVLAILLLLGIRLVTDVPQHYRFWESSFTMHLQEFFFAILASYIFDFMLRLVMIHNQKKRESWKRKNLFIEYAQLVLVVVLILNPVVAIIHYFTNEGYGADAFVIANVVGILLLSLYYTVVRSDKISEDYAAQRLQLEKMKNDQLQTELKFLKSQYHPHFLFNALNTVYFQIDEKNEAPRRTLEMLSDLLRYQLYGANKQVTMQQEIDYLKTYIGLQTLRMSERLQLTTFFDPALSNLEVQPLLFLPLVENAFKYAGGDYRIDIDARAEGNKIIFKIENSIPLHAPASRPDKQGIGLENLKRRLDLLYAGKYVFEVGRRETFFVVKLIIEVKKDEH, from the coding sequence ATGAGAACATTGTATAGATGGATATCACCTCCCGTACTGGCTATTTTACTGCTTCTGGGAATTCGCCTGGTTACGGACGTTCCCCAGCACTATCGCTTTTGGGAGAGCTCATTTACAATGCATCTTCAGGAGTTCTTTTTTGCCATTCTGGCTTCATACATTTTCGATTTCATGCTGCGCCTTGTGATGATTCACAATCAGAAAAAGAGAGAGAGTTGGAAGCGCAAGAATTTGTTCATTGAATATGCACAACTGGTGCTTGTGGTGGTCTTGATACTAAATCCGGTTGTAGCGATTATACACTATTTTACAAACGAGGGATACGGCGCGGATGCTTTTGTAATAGCCAATGTGGTAGGCATTCTTCTCCTTTCATTGTATTATACCGTTGTCCGTAGTGATAAAATATCCGAAGATTATGCGGCGCAACGCCTGCAACTGGAGAAGATGAAAAACGATCAGTTGCAGACAGAACTGAAGTTTCTGAAGTCACAGTATCATCCGCATTTCTTGTTTAACGCACTTAATACCGTATATTTTCAGATAGATGAAAAGAATGAAGCACCTCGTCGTACATTGGAGATGCTTTCTGACTTATTGCGTTATCAGCTTTATGGTGCGAATAAGCAGGTAACCATGCAACAGGAAATTGATTATTTGAAAACATATATCGGCTTGCAGACGCTTCGCATGAGCGAACGTTTGCAACTTACTACCTTCTTCGACCCCGCATTGAGCAATCTTGAAGTACAGCCGCTTCTTTTTTTGCCTTTGGTAGAAAATGCATTCAAATATGCAGGTGGAGATTATCGCATCGATATAGACGCGAGAGCAGAAGGTAATAAGATTATCTTTAAAATAGAAAACTCCATTCCTTTGCATGCTCCTGCTTCCCGGCCGGACAAACAAGGCATCGGGCTCGAAAATCTGAAAAGAAGGCTCGATCTTTTGTATGCGGGCAAGTATGTATTTGAGGTGGGTAGGAGAGAGACGTTTTTTGTTGTAAAACTGATAATTGAAGTGAAAAAGGATGAACATTAA
- a CDS encoding LytTR family DNA-binding domain-containing protein, which produces MNIKSVITDDEPVARKGLQSYVERVDFLELAGVCEDAIQLNALLKTQALDLLFLDIEMPYLSGLDLLSTLNNPPKVIITSAYEQYALKGYELDVTDYLLKPISFERFFKAVNRVHDILQKETQPTTEDFLFVKCDKQMRKVFLKDILFIEGLENYISIYTPTERLLVHSTMKRIAGALPGNVFMQTHKSYIVNVECVSMVDGNMLCIGEHKIPIGRNLRDSVFKSILKNTL; this is translated from the coding sequence ATGAACATTAAAAGTGTAATTACCGATGACGAACCGGTGGCCCGAAAAGGATTGCAGTCGTACGTGGAGCGGGTAGATTTCCTGGAACTGGCGGGCGTGTGCGAGGATGCCATTCAGTTGAATGCATTACTCAAAACGCAAGCCCTCGATTTGTTATTTCTGGATATAGAGATGCCTTACCTTTCGGGGCTGGATTTGTTATCTACGCTGAATAATCCGCCTAAAGTAATCATCACTTCGGCCTATGAGCAGTATGCACTAAAGGGTTACGAACTCGATGTAACCGATTATTTGCTTAAGCCTATCTCCTTTGAACGTTTCTTTAAAGCAGTAAATAGAGTACACGATATATTACAGAAAGAGACCCAACCGACCACTGAAGATTTTCTTTTTGTAAAGTGCGACAAACAGATGCGGAAGGTTTTCCTGAAAGATATTCTTTTCATAGAGGGCTTGGAAAACTATATCAGCATTTATACTCCTACGGAGAGGTTGTTGGTGCACTCTACTATGAAACGTATTGCCGGGGCGCTGCCGGGTAATGTGTTTATGCAAACACATAAATCGTATATTGTTAATGTGGAGTGCGTTAGTATGGTAGACGGAAATATGCTATGCATCGGGGAACATAAAATTCCCATTGGCCGCAATCTGCGCGATTCGGTTTTCAAAAGTATTCTTAAAAACACTCTTTGA